The sequence CCTATCGAAACCACATAATTCGGCACAGTTGTATATTTTCTACATCTACGAGTTTACTTGGACCTGCTTGTGTTGTTGATCGCTTCACTTGTAATCAACTATTTATCGTAACTTAAATCAACGCAGGTACAAACACAAATCCACAACAAACAAAACCAGGAACAGATATCTGGTAGTCCCCACCACTAAAGCCTGGAGACCTTCAAGGGGAGTTTGGGGAGCCTCGTAGTTTCACCCCTTTCCTTGGACAGGTACGGGTTCGAAACTCCCGCAATCTTATCCCTTGATGAGCCAAACTCCACGTCAAACATCAATAAGCACGGACTCACCTCCCAAGCGTAATCCTCTCCTGAGGGCTCAAACTTGAAAGACCGGAGGAGTTGGGCGATCATTATCTCTGTGGGGAGTGATTAACGGGAGGAAAAGCGAATTGATCTTGATCCATACTGATCTCCATCACTGCAAATTTAAATCCAATACATGCATAATTCCCGGCTCCAAAAGTTAGACTATTTCCCGTTAATCCCTTGTATAACTCTAACTAGAACAAGAAACTCACATGGGCGAATATATGCTTTGTATACCTGGGTCGCCTAACTGTTCCGACTCGAGCCAGCGCTCGGGCCAGAATTCTCCAGCTCTCTTACCCCATACCTTCTCGTCTCGATTCGAAAAAATTATGCTCAGTGCAAGACGAGTGCCCTTTTTAATAGGCAGACTTGTGATTACTCCAGAAGCGGTGGAGATCGGATAACTAAGTGGCACTACGGTGTCTTCTTCACACCTGTGTCACGCCCTAGTTGGAAAACTTCCATTAAGAAATGAAGTGGGCTCACATGCGTCCGAGGTATGAAGCAGGTGGGTAGAGACGCAGAGCCTCTTTAACTACCGCATCAAGGTAGGATAGGTCTAATACATTGTCTTCCCCGCACTCCAACACCTCGCCCCTGAGTTTTTCTTGAATCTCAAGGTTATTTGAAAGGATATCAAGAATCCTTGCAATCATGGAACTACCCAGATGATGAGTAAATACTGACGAAATGAAGTAACGAGGTACGACTTACCTTGTAGTTTCGTGACCCGCAAAGATTAATATGCTTTCAAAATCTAAGTTTTTCTTGTCACATGGCGAGGAAATTACGAACATACTTCATATGTCCAACCATCGCATCCCTATCCATCCCTTCCTGATTGGCCTTCACTAATAGCCTCATCATTATACGTCTCCATATGGATAATAATATTATTTACTTAGCTGAGTCAAGATGTCCTTTCCTCTTCCAGTTACGGATTCTAAATCAGTGCCTTTAGTTAGCATATCTTGTCTTGTACGTAGAATTTTCTCCGCTTGTTCGTTCTGAAGACTAGTGGCCTTCAATACTTGGCGCAGTAGTGGAATTCGTACGTAAGAGAGCGCTTTGCGGGTGACAGGTAGTCGGACAAAGTATGGGTAAATAGGAATGAAAGGCACCAGCTTGGAGAGCAGTTGGCTAGGCGTGTTGGTCAACAACACGCATTAAATTAAAGATAAAAGAAACCACTCACCCTACGCTTTTGATTGCCGTACTGTATTCATTTTTTTCTCCGTTGAATGAGCTGAAGGAATATCCTAAGCCTGCCTCGCCGATGAGCTCCAATGCAGCGGCGGTAGTCCACGGGATTATGTCAATGACACCAGTTGAAAGAGATTTGTCGATCGCATTGCATGTCTATGTAAGGTCAGTATGGGCATCAATATTGGAATGCAAAGGCGTACCTGTTTGGCGACGTCTGTGAATATTGGGAACTATGGGTCACGCGTAAACattatgacatcatcatatGATTTGGGCGAATGAAGAACGAATATCTACCACTTCGTAGGCGAATGTCAACCTTGGTCCAGGGGAACATAAAAGGAGCGCTTACATTCCTGAAGATGCTGTCCCGTGAATACTGGGTTCAGTAACTATTATAGTAGTGTTAGCTACAATGGTTACGTTTAAAGAAGACCTTACTTTGCGTTGTTGTCGGTGTTCTTCGCCTAAAAAACACTGGTGTAAGATATGGAGGCAATTAAAATCGCCGAAgcaaataataataataccTCTCAGTCCCGCCAACCCTCCCCCAAATAATGATCGAACCATTCTTCACGTCGCGAGATCCAACGAATGAGCATTATTCTAGAGCAAATTCCATGTAGTGACTTACAACGCCCCACCCTTGTTTCTTTCAaattttgacctctccttgATTAGAACGGTGTGTATCAAAGCAGGGTCAAACGAAAGTATAAATTGTTCCTATTACATATCACATCAGTATTCACAAAGCCACCAGAAGCAGCACCACCAAAACGCACACCCATGACCCCTGTCATCCGAACGGTTGGGCCATACGCTTTCAACACATTCTCTTGAAACTCGAAGCCGTTCAATCCAAACATGTTCTTAAAATGCCCGGTCACATAGCTTGTTGGAGGGGGACCAGGCAAAGGAACGAGCCGGCGTTGGCGGTACCAACGAAGAACTAAGAGTACGAGTACCCCAGAAATAAAATATAGAGTAGAAAGTAGCATTATCAGATGGTGGCGGGATGATTGTGAGGTACGAGGGGTTATGTATATACATCAAGTAGCTTGATCGGGGTTTCCGGGAAGAGAAGAGGCTGTACGTAGTGCCACTCTAGGTTCGTGCATAACCAGCTACATCATTAACGGTTGGCAGTATGTACGCTAAGTATTATTGCTAGTACGATGATTGCTAGCTTACTGAAAATATTTAAGATATTGAACCAGTTGCGGTTGTATCGAAGGCAACCATGCATCATTAATATTACCATAAACCAGAGTAAATGAGAGTCACGTGGTGCGCTTTTTTTGATACACGTCCATATATAAACatgggagctacatgcgaactaggcaaaccgctcactcACGTGGTGCGCAATCATCGGTTCGAAGGCTGCAGCAAACTGAGTTTACAACTTGAGGACAGTGAGCCAATTCATTTGAAGACTGATTGGGCGAAAAATAACATAACAGGACTCTTGATCTTGTGAAAGAAAGGAGGGAGGATGCACAAAGTTTACGCTAAGATACTTTAAAGTTTGGTAATCTTGAGAGATATTCGCGCCGCTTGCAATTTCTATCAACTAAGCCAACCGACTGAGTACAAGCAAATGTATTCTTTCATTGTTAGCTAATCATCCATAAAAGTTCATTTATTCACGCATATATATCCCGCCAGTTGTTCACCACTTGGTCGCGAGCAAGTTGGTAGTTCCGGAAGGTGCTCCGGTCACAACGGCACGAGCGTGAGACTTGAGATCGGCCGAAAGCTCAGCGGGCGACTTGTTTCCATAGTCCCCAATCGCGACGGCCAACACACCTGCAACGAAGGGTCTGGTGTCTTTTGTCAGTCTACCATTACTTGTATTTCAATTCGAGTACGTACGTCGCCATCGAAGTTCCGCTGATCGTGTTGGTCGCGGTGGTGCTACCGATCCAGGCGCTCAAAACATTCACTCCGAGTGCCCATGCATCCAAAACTCGGCCGTAGTTCGAGAAAGATGCCTTCCTGTTGCTCGAGTCGACCGCACCGATTGTGTTAGCAGCCGCAACGCGGGCGGGACTAGTGTTCGCAGCATCAACGTTAGAGTTGCCGGCGGCGACAGTGAAGTGAATTCCTTTTCCAATCGCGGTGGTGATAGCAGAGTCGAGAGCAGAGTTAGCTGATCCGCCAAGCGAGAGTGTGGCAATTGAAGGGCGACCGGAGGAGGCAGCAGATGTAACAACGTAGTTAACCCCGGAAATAATGTCAGAGTATGCGCCAGAACCAGCATCAGACAAGACTAAAGCCATGATTAATATGGGTAATTGGAGCAATCATGGTGGCTTCTCACCCTTGACAGCAATAACATTAGCAGAGGTAGCAACACCGTAGGTATTTCCGACAGCAGTAGCAGCAGTGTCTACCCATTCTACTGTTAGCAGTAGGATAGTATTATAGGTTATTGGTGCTCACGAGTGCCATGGCCGTTTCCATCAGCGTTAGCGTACTAGTCGGATTTGATTAGACCGGATGTCAAAACGCGTGCAATAGTGCCCCAACTCACTCCACCATAAGTAGCGCCCCAGCGAGCACGGCCGCCGAAGCTGCTGTGTGCAGTGTAGATACCCTGTATTTTATTTTGAGCTTGCTCTAATAAGTGGTATATATAGTGCTCACAGTGTCAACGCCGTAAACATCTACACCGGATCCGTTGGCTCGCTTAGACAATTGACCAACGGGTTCAACGGCTGTCCTAACTTCGCCCACGGTCTCAGCGACCCTATATCATAGTTCAACTACGCCCTACATACTCAAATCACATCACTCACTCGTATTGGATCGTAAATATTCCATCCTCGAGGATGTATTCTACATCACTTGATTGGCGTACATAGTCAAGATCCTTGCCCTTGAGCTCGGCAGCATAGCCGTGGAAGACCTGCTCGTACTTGTACTCGATCTTGGAGTCGGAAGTGCTAGAGAGCAATTTGGCAATGTGGGAGTCTTTGGACACACCGTCCTTaagtttgctaaagtaaAGCGTGGGTTAGGCAGTCGTGACAAGGTTGCACTGACGTAACATACATGATGTAGGAGTTAGCCTTGACTGGGCCAGCATGTTTGCTGACAGGTACGTTAACGGTAGGGGCAGCGAAGGCCGTCAAGAGAGCAGAAAAAGCGGCAGCGGTGAGGAAAACGGCGCGCATGATGACAGTGATAGTAGAAGGATTGAGAATGTATGAGAGAGAGTTGAAGGTTAGAGAACGGTAGCTAGACTGCGTCAGCTGTTGTGCTCACTGCTACCTTATCAAGGTATTATATACCTAGTCCTTTGAGGTCAAGAGCGTCTGTACAGTCTTGAAAGATTATAACGCCATAGACGATACGCATGGGCCTTAGTCTGTTCTCATGAGCCGAAGTACGCGTCCCGCATGGGCATATAGTCGGCGAGAAGCGTATCAATAGATTAATGTTCACCTAAGTTGGTCATGAACGGCATAAATGCACGAGGTTACCCAGCTGGACCTGTCCGCTTACTTGAATGACGGTCGAGGAACGCCCTATCGCGTGATCGATCAGAATGGATCGAAGCTGGAAGATACTTGTACCCTCACGGTTACTCCGATTATCCAAGCCCCTTTACCTAATAAGGTTTGTGATCGCCGATGGGGGAACTTTCAGAGTCAAGAAAATGCCGGACTTCCTCTTGTACGGTTGCCTAAAACAGTTCGCTGGGGTGTGGATGCGACCTTGTGTCGTGATACGATAATCTAGTATCATGATTAATCGGGAAATCTAGAGAAGATTATATTAATGCCACTGCATATATATGCCTTACCCGACCGTAATGAATCTTGGCAGCTCGGCGACCATAATTACTGGAAAGTGATCATCAGTTTATTCCCCTGTCCTTGGCTAGTTAAAATATTCGGGCGCCTCATATACTGGGAGGGTACTTCACTTTCGTGGCCACATGCTTGAACTATCTTTAGCTAGCTGCCAGTGCTGAAATATATTGCTCAACTATAGTTATTGGCTGCATTCAAGCGATTGTTAATGTTGGATTATGATGGGGCAGCCCAGCGGTGGTATGAAGCGGCCGCATATTAGCtgcatagaaataatagggCAGTGTTATTGGCTTAATAGTCGCAGAGCTCGATCATGAATTTGACGTTCTGTTATTCTATACTAtcaaaacatgagatataaTACTGTGATAAGAAAACATCTCACTATATCTAAATTTGATGTCATAATACTACTCTTCTTTATGAGCGGCTAAACGCCAGCTATGTACAAAGACGCCAGTCTTAGATTAGACCAAGTTGTCGGTTGACCTGACTCGTTGATCGAGCCCCAGATGGCCTCCAACATTCGAATAAATTGATTCCCGGTGGTGCCCCTTCGTGAGCATTCTGGCAAGGCTAACATGCGCCTTCTAAGTAGCTCCTGGTCATGTGGATGACGGGTAGCGATTCCTAGCTGTTTAGATACGTGAGAGCTGGGATAAAAACCAGCTCCGGACAACTTACAactggaagaggaagaatcAAGAACGAGTCTGGGGTTCTCCCTGGGTTGGCTCTCAGAAACATATCCATAAATGTAGCATGAGCATCAACAACCCGAACATCATGAGAATTAGCACCGCACAATCCCTGCCCGGATAGATTTAGCATGGTACATGATTTGGGTGGATAAACTGACCATGTATAGGTAGATATATGCCACTTGCCGCCAACACTCCTGTACAACCAGCCTTCCGAAATCTAGGTTGGAATCATCAGGAGCTGAAACAACTGTCTCGACGCTACTGATACCAGCTTcaagctctttgattatCCTGTGATCCACGTTCGATCCAAAATCTTCTAGTAGTCCATTCATCCGAGCTAGTATTATAGCCAACCTGTCCGGAATGCCATACACCCAACGCATACCGGGGCTATTTTCGATATCTATTCCGGGCATGATCGCGGTCTCGTATCGAAAATTCATCGGCCGGTTGATTACAGCGCCGAGAAGAACATCAAGCATCGCATAGTATCGAACGTTAATATTGGTTTGGGTTAGTAAGGCCGGAAGATTGGCTGGCCTATCTTGGCTATCTGGGCAGGCGCGTCGAAATATCGGGGCAACAAGTTGTATTACTTTCACTAACTTGGACAAGGGTGCTATTTTCAGTGCAATAGATATGAACTAGTTGAGAACAGTAAATCCGCGACGTGCCAATATCCCAAAAATGATTAACCGTACCTCATAAGTATTGCCTATAGACAAAAGCGCCTTAGTTCTATCCGCTTCACGATTATTCCCAAATTTGGAGATGACTGTAGTGACAGTAGAATGCATATGAGATTCCAGCGTCTCAAAATCCTGCAAAGTACATTCAGTTGATCCAACCGCGGATACAACTATGTTCGACAATTTAAACATTCTCCAGCGTGATTCTGGCCCTATAGAATATTCACTAAGAATATACATCTTAGCTTCTGGTATGATCCTTGCCGGCTCAAATAAAAACTGCTGCATCCACAAGGCGTCTGTGAAGAGTCTTCGATTTAGCTTTAAATTGGCGGAAAAAAGGAAAGAACTCTTACAGCTTTGTAGGACAAATGGTAGTGAGTTGCTCTCGACATTCTTATCCAACACCAATGTGCCGCAGAGTCTTGTATCCATATTCTCCATATCATTTGAACCCTTGATACCATGTGCTTGCACAGGAGGCGAGGGGATGCGAAAAAGATGATCCTCAAAGCTAGGAGACGGCGGGGCAGGTCCCAGCGGAGTGCCATGCCTCACATGCATACCACTTACACCCCCAAATATCTTGTCTCCAGGTCTGGCCAGACTGAGCAAGGCATCAAATAGGCTCGCTTGCCCTGGGGTCATAGATTTGCGAATATCTCTCTTGGAATATACAGATGTGGGTGAGACTTTGTCTGAACAACCTGTGATAGTTGACCGATAGGGAGCTGTTGGTGCTTGCCGGGGAATCACGTTAGGATGAACAAATTGCCGAAGATTATAATTGGTTGTTAACGCAGAATCCAAGCCTAGATGACCATAGTCCTGAGAGCTCAATGGCTTTGAAACAGTAGCGTTAGCCCATTCCAAGGGTGTTGATGGACTACTTGTTGGAATATTTTCTACAATGGAACGCTCCGGATAATACCCAACTGGGACTGATATAGAGGTCAAATCGACATTCCCTATGCGAGATGTTGGGGGAGAAAAGAGAGGCTTCTGGATGTCTTTTCCGCTAGCAGGGCAACCTCCAGATCCCACACCAGTCCCGGTGCAATAATGATATACAGGTCGAGCGTTGTGGCATTTCCTTTGTCTAGTGGCATGAGATAAGCGTTTAAAGTGTTGATATTATGTAAATGATTGAACCTAGCTATACAAGTCGTGCAGTTGTCTGTTGTACAAGCGCAGTACATGGTCTTGTAACTCGGGAAACATGGTCGCTGACAACCTTGGCCTGTTGTCAACCACGTGGTATTGATTTGTAATCGGGACTGAGGCAGGATAGCGATATCAAAGGCACCAGAGAGATATTTTGTTTATCTCCTATTTCATTGGGTCGGAATGTGGATAGCAATTTTCTAGCATTTACTCCACAGTCATGTAAACTTCCCCTTTATATACCTATCTTCCGCCTAACCTTGTCTAGATGCCCAATAGATTCTTCTTACTGTCTTCGAACCGCTAAAGATAGTGGACGAAACAAAAACAAGTCCTGATCAATGAGCTTACCTTTCCGGCCTCATGCTCATGAATATTCTTAATCTCACAAATAATGATCTCGTTGGCTAGATCATGGGTAGTGAAGGAGCGACTTGAACGAATGATTGGGTTACTGGTCAAGGAGATATCGATTGGTCTAATGGGGTACACGACTCGAAACAATCAATTCCTTGCGAGTGAGGTGGAAAGACAGCAAACAAACTTGGTGTTGGATAATACACCAGAGGCACGTACTCTAAATCTAGAAGATCATATGTTAATCCGTGATTGTATATGCTGGGCATCCTGGCATACTCTTCGCCACTATCTACGATCCTTTATATTCTCCCGTTCGCGACTCCTGTGCTTTTGGCTGCTTGCCCACCGCCACATCCACCCTATATAACGAGTTTATTATGCAATTCTAGACCAAACACCAGATTTTTTGCAGCGGTTGACATTGCGCTTATCGTTGCAACAGGAAGGCAAACATTTTGCAAGTGAGTTGACTAGCTTGGTGAATTCTTGTTTGACTCCCGAATCTCGTCGAACGTAAGGTACCACGTCACATGGGGCTAGCTATGCGAAGTTCTGAAGAAAGCAAATAAGGCTACGGGCTACGGTGACTATGCGGAATTCCAGACGAGTATATAATGCTGTTCGCATACATAAACGAGCTGCGAGAAGACGGAAATATCACCGAAGACATGATTCAATAAATTGAAGAACGTATTATTAACATGAGAATTGTACTAGCTGAAAGTAAAGATCCTGTACTGAGAATAGGAAAGGTACTTGTTCAAGAATGTTAGCGCGAAGTTGTGCATATTTACCTCTACATGGTTCGTTATTATCGTTTCTCTCAACTTTTAGGTCCCAGGTTGATCGAACAATATTTTTAGGGATTCTGCGGCCCCCATGCTACCGACACACGAATTAAACGATCTGTGCGGTCGATTGTAAGATTATTGGACAAGACGAATACTCACAGAGACACTGATACCTTTGCGGCGATGCCGATGATCATTGTACGTCCTGACACTGTCGTTGGAACTTGTGCTAACAGGAAGACATCCAGGCGGGAGCAACGAGTATCAAATTATCCCACCGACGAGTCATTTAGTCTAAATTCAATATAGGTAATTCAACTTATCGCTTCTAAACCATGCTCGCTTTCTCTCTCTGATATTTTGGCTTTTGAGTTATGCCGCGTTACCCCGGGCGCTCACTCTAGTAAACCACAATGATCATTAGCAAATTTTCAGCGGCGCATACACCTATCGTAATTCATCTCAGTGTTGAGATAATTAGGCTAGCTTATAGAAGACGTGACTGTTGGCGGTCCGTCGTGCTCGCCCGAGATAAGAGTTAACAAGAGTCAATCACGTGGAACGCCACCGCAAGCGCCGTCAGCGCATATGACATGTGTTGCCAAGATATGTCCGCTCACTGCCATGTTACTATAACCCTGCAGGTCGGGAGGCTAGACATGATCGGCACATGGTGGGTCTAATATGCATATTGCTAGCGCTCGAGCACAGCTTATACTTGATAGGAGCTCGATTACCTAGTCAATGTGCGCTACCATATGGTGCCAGGCTTAAAGTGCTGGTGTTGTTCTGTATATTGGCCTTAGTATAAAATTTAGCATGGTGGGCATGAACTAAAGTGTCCAAGGCAGTGTGGTGTATGTAAAATCGAGCCCTTGATCTAACTACAATCTTAGTAAAAGTGTATCTCAGGCACGCATGTCGTGTGTGCAACTCCTGTTTAAGGGACGCAAAAAACGCATAGCCACGTCCAATGATGGTGCTGTGCAAATCAATATCGGATATGAGATCAACATGATTGGAGTAGCTGATACTTCTACCGCCGGCATTGCTATTCCGGCTAGACATGAGCAAGCAGTTAAGGAGCCTGGCTCTGGGTGGGCACGCGAGCCCGCATCTCCGCGCCAGATATATGCCATGTTCTAATCGCGGTGCACCCGAACTGCCCGCCCAAGCGCTCGGACCTAAAGCTTGAATATAGGTCTTGAGTTCAGTCCTATAAGCAGGTAAGCAAGGATGACGAAAAATAGCGGGAGTGGAGACGGGAAAACTGTTCCGATAATCGGGCAAGCTTTAAATTAATTTGATGAGGTCCTATGTAACCCTTTTCATAAATGTATAGCTTGCTCAAGCATCAAGTTGCTAGCGGATAGGGGATAATGGCATAATAACCTATACCAAATCCATGAGAAATGAGAAGCTAGGGAGAGGAAAAATACACTTCATGAAATGATCCCCAGCGCTAACTAGAGAAATATGTTAGTAACTTGGAGCTGGTTCAAATTTTACCTATTCTACCTTGCATCTATTTCGATATAGCATCTCTCATATTCTAGTTTATCATAAGCTTTAAGCATCACCTCTGTTTTACACGAATGCAAAGTTTTCTGGGTGAGCCTATTACCCCTCGCAAATCAAATGAAagagtatatgcgcgtcGAACCAAGCATAACAAACAATCAAACTACATTAAGGATAACACATTTCAATTCATTTGTATGATTCCAACTACAGAAATTTCTAGACTACTAGAGATAGCCATAAATAGAGGGAAGGTTCACCCAAAAAGAGGTTGAAAATGGCATGCGAGGCGAGATGCTCTCTAGAAAGCGAATGTTCGATAGCGAGCAGCATCGGAGACGTGGGAGGCATGGGAGACATATCAGGACGTGAGGAACGTGAGACATAAGCGAGTGTAACATAAGAGCTAATGATACAGTAGTCCAGTTAATATATCCAAAGAAAGTTTATCTAGAATGAAATATACGTGGCCGAGACCAACGCAATCAAAGCTACCATGGCGAATACAAACACATCGAAGCCAGTCTTGACTATTGGAGCCATTAATGCATGGTGATCAATATTGACCACCCGGGGCTTATTGGCAAGTGGCTTGGGTGAAGGGCGTTGAGGTGAAATGTTGGCACGAGCTGCATCGAGGCGCTCAGCGAGAGACATTCGGCTTACGTCCTTCTTCTTGGGGCGTTCGACGCCTT comes from Rhizoctonia solani chromosome 4, complete sequence and encodes:
- a CDS encoding cuticle-degrading protease, giving the protein MPGIDIENSPGMRWVYGIPDRLAIILARMNGLLEDFGSNVDHRIIKELEAGISSVETVVSAPDDSNLDFGRLVVQECWRQVAYIYLYMGLCGANSHDVRVVDAHATFMDMFLRANPGRTPDSFLILPLPVLGIATRHPHDQELLRRRMLALPECSRRGTTGNQFIRMLEAIWGSINDYRSLTFNSLSYILNPSTITVIMRAVFLTAAAFSALLTAFAAPTVNVPVSKHAGPVKANSYIIKLKDGVSKDSHIAKLLSSTSDSKIEYKYEQVFHGYAAELKGKDLDYVRQSSDVEYILEDGIFTIQYEVAETVGEVRTAVEPVGQLSKRANGSGVDVYGVDTGIYTAHSSFGGRARWGATYGGYANADGNGHGTHTAATAVGNTYGVATSANVIAVKVLSDAGSGAYSDIISGVNYVVTSAASSGRPSIATLSLGGSANSALDSAITTAIGKGIHFTVAAGNSNVDAANTSPARVAAANTIGAVDSSNRKASFSNYGRVLDAWALGVNVLSAWIGSTTATNTISGTSMATPFVAGVLAVAIGDYGNKSPAELSADLKSHARAVVTGAPSGTTNLLATKW